The Methanosarcinales archaeon nucleotide sequence TAAGCACGGCATAGAATAGGTAGAATTTACTCACAAAACCTGCTGTTGGCGGAATTCCTGCCAATGCAAACAAGAACACCATTACACTGAATGCTAAAAATGGTGATCTCTTTCCTAAGCCTGCAAATCTGTCAAGGTGATCTACCTCCTTAGCATCGCTGTTCTCTTTTAACAGCACATATCCTAATGCTGCTACGGCAATGAAAGCCCCTGTTTTCATAAACGCATGGGACATCACGTATAGTATACCGCCAGTCAGTGCTTCAGGTGACATTACCACAAATACCAGTGAAATATATCCGGCCTGAGCTACTGAAGAATAAGCCAGCATTCGTTTGATACTTCTCTGACTTACAGCCACAACATTGCCTATGGTCATTGTAAGGACAGCCAGAATTGCAAATACCAGTGCAATATCTACCTTTATAGCTATCATAGCAATGAGCAATACTCTGAAAGCAGCTACGAAAGCCATTTTTTTGGAACCTGCTGCAAGCAGTGCTGAGATTACAGTAGGAGAACCCTGGTATGTATCAGGCGCCCACATATGGAACGGCACAAGTGCCATCTTGAACCCAAATCCAGCTACAATTAGCATCAAAGCCATTATGCCTATAGGAGTCTGAATTACACCCGGGTTAGCGCTGAAAAATACTGCAAGTTCACCAATATTAGTAAGTCCTCCGCTCATACCATAAACGTATGAAAGACCGAACAACAATAGTGTGGATGACAGTGCACCTACAATAAAATATTTTATGGCAGCTTCTATACTGCCAGGATCCTTTTTGTTGAACCCTGCCAGTGCATATGTAGACAGACTGGCCAGTTCAAATCCGATGAAGATAGTCACAATATCCACAGCTGAGGCCACCACCATCATACCGATAGTCCCCAGTAGTATCAAAGTATAATACTCATCCTGATTCGAATGGTTATCAAACTCTTTAATGGATGCAATAACCACGATCAGTGATACCAGTAGGAAGGTCAGTTTAAAGAACTGGCTCATTGGATCGATAGTTAAGGAGTCTGCTATTACACCTTCAAGCTGCACATAACCTACTCCCCTGAGTATGACTATCATACTTGCAGCAACAAGAGATAATGCAGCAATATATCCCAAAACCCTTTTTTCTTGTGCTCCCAGTCCAAGACCGATTATCATAATTGCAAGGGCTGCAATGGTCAATATCAATTCTGGAGCAAATTGGGACATTAAATTTATTATACTCATATTAAATCACTCCTGGAATGATCCTACTAGCAGCATCAAATATGTCAATCACAGGTCCTGGATAAACTCCGAATAGAATTACCAATAGCACTAATATTGCCATAGGCATCATCTCATAGAATGCCAGGTCATGAAGATCTCCCAGTTTCTCATTGTAACTGCCAAACATCGCACGCTGCATAGCCCAAAGGTGATAACCGGCGGTAGCAACGATACCAAGCATTGCAAGTAGCGCAAATACAGGCAGCGTAATATAACTACCTGTCAGCACTAAAAACTCAGCTACAAAACCGCTCATTGCCGGAAGGCCTAATGATGCCATGAACCCGCCCATCATCAGGAAGGCTAGTTTAGGCATTTTGTGGGCCAGGCCACCCAGGTCTCCTATGATCCTGGTATGTGCACTATGCTGTATTACGCCAACACTCATGAAAAGCACGGCAGTGATCAGTCCGTGACTGAACTGCTGGAACATTGCCCCGCTCACTGACATGAAATTTAACGCGGCAGCTCCCAGCATCACATAACCCATATGGGCCACACTGCTGTAAGCAACCATCTTCTTCAGGTCTCTTTGGGCAAGTGCCAAAAATGTTGCATACAATATGCTTACCACAGCCAGCACCGCCATCAGTGTGATTATATCTGAACGATATGGTCCCAATCCATCGATCATTGGGAGCAGTACCCTGAACAAGCCGTAACCACCCATTTTCAGCAGCACACCGGCAAGCAGTACACTGCCTGCGGTGGGTGCCTCGACATGGGCATCAGGCAGCCAGGTATGGAAAGGTACGGTAGGCATTTTGACAAGGAATCCAAAGAACAGTGCCAGGAATATGGCAGCTCTCATTTCAGGAGACGCTATGTCAGAAAATGCCTGCAGCAACACCGGTATCTCAAAGGTACTAACATTAGTACTGAAATACAGCGCAAATATACCTAAAAGCATCACAAGACTTGCCACATGGGTATAAATAAAGAATTTAATGGCTGCATAATCCTTGTTAGGACCACCCCAGATACTTATCAGGAAGTACAGTGGTATCAGGGTCAGTTCCCAGAATATATAGAACAGGAAGAAATCCAGTGCCATGAATACGCCGAACACTCCGGCCTGAAGCACCAGTATCAGTGCAAAGAACTGGTTGGATTGTTTATTCTCTCCCCATGCATAGATTATTGTCAATGGACACAAAATAGCATTTAACAGTATCAGCGGCATGCTAATCCCGTCAACACCTAGATAATAATTGATTCCCAGGCTGCTTATCCATGAAATTTTTTCCACAAACTGGAATTTCAGGAAGGCCAGACCCGGATTGAACTCGAGATATGACATTACAGTCAATATCAATGGAATCACTGATGATACCAATGCGACAATTCTGGCTTGTTCGCGACTCTTGGTGAACAGAGTAATAGCAGCACCAATCAGGGGTATGAACAGTATTAGAGAAAGTACATTCACGTTAGGCCACCCCCCTGAATGAGAGGATAAGGGCTATAAGGCCTATCCCTATAATTGTTGCTGTGGCATAGTTCTGCACCACACCTGTTTGTATCTTTTTCAAGACTTCTGCTCCTCCTACGATGAATGAACTGATGGCGTCTATTATGCCATCGACTATCTTACGATCACTGAACTCTCCGGCCCTGGCAAGTATCCCATAAGTGAATTTCAGGGAGATCAGTTCTATGAATATCTCATGCTGGTAGTACCGTTTGGCAAGTATCCTGTATAATGGATTGCCCATATGTCCGATCGATGCCACACTGAATAAACGCTTGTGATATATGGCCCATGATATTACGAACCCAAGTAAACCTGCAATAACAGGGATCATCAGGATTGTTGCATCATGTGAAAGGTCCAGATGTACAATGTTTTCAAGATGGTAGCCACCCTTTTCAGCAAGTCCATGAATATATCCATTAGGATCTATCTCTTCAAAGAACTCATTCTCGTATGTAGTATCCAGATAATGCAGGAATGGTGTAAAGGTAAGAGTTCCGAATACCAGTGCCAGTACTGCCAGTATCATTAATGGTACTGTCATGGTTGATGGCGACTCATGGGCTTTTCTTTCCTGTCTGGGCTTTCCGGTAAAGGCCATGAACCACAGCCTGAATGTATATATTGAAGTTAACAACGCAGCAGATACACCAAAGAAAAATATCAAAGAACCATAGATACCGCCATGGAACATATATGAGTATGCACCTTCAAGGATGATCGCATCTTTGCTGATAAATCCACTGGTACCAAGCTTTATGGCCCCTATACTGACCGGAATACCTATACCTGCCAGTGCCAGTGATGACAATAGCATGGTAGTGGCTGTTATCTTCATTTTGCCAAACAGACCGCCCATCTCACGTAGATCGTTGGTCCCAACAGCATGGATAACACTTCCAGCACACAGGAACAGGCACGCTTTGAAGAAAGCATGATTAATAAGGTGGAACATGGCAATGCCAACT carries:
- a CDS encoding NADH-quinone oxidoreductase subunit N is translated as MSIINLMSQFAPELILTIAALAIMIIGLGLGAQEKRVLGYIAALSLVAASMIVILRGVGYVQLEGVIADSLTIDPMSQFFKLTFLLVSLIVVIASIKEFDNHSNQDEYYTLILLGTIGMMVVASAVDIVTIFIGFELASLSTYALAGFNKKDPGSIEAAIKYFIVGALSSTLLLFGLSYVYGMSGGLTNIGELAVFFSANPGVIQTPIGIMALMLIVAGFGFKMALVPFHMWAPDTYQGSPTVISALLAAGSKKMAFVAAFRVLLIAMIAIKVDIALVFAILAVLTMTIGNVVAVSQRSIKRMLAYSSVAQAGYISLVFVVMSPEALTGGILYVMSHAFMKTGAFIAVAALGYVLLKENSDAKEVDHLDRFAGLGKRSPFLAFSVMVFLFALAGIPPTAGFVSKFYLFYAVLKGGFLGLVIIAILNSALSLYYYARVVKYMYVLPPESPEKMKLPIAYTIAILLALIGVLSIGILPEPFVNWAASAANVIGL
- a CDS encoding NADH-quinone oxidoreductase subunit M is translated as MNVLSLILFIPLIGAAITLFTKSREQARIVALVSSVIPLILTVMSYLEFNPGLAFLKFQFVEKISWISSLGINYYLGVDGISMPLILLNAILCPLTIIYAWGENKQSNQFFALILVLQAGVFGVFMALDFFLFYIFWELTLIPLYFLISIWGGPNKDYAAIKFFIYTHVASLVMLLGIFALYFSTNVSTFEIPVLLQAFSDIASPEMRAAIFLALFFGFLVKMPTVPFHTWLPDAHVEAPTAGSVLLAGVLLKMGGYGLFRVLLPMIDGLGPYRSDIITLMAVLAVVSILYATFLALAQRDLKKMVAYSSVAHMGYVMLGAAALNFMSVSGAMFQQFSHGLITAVLFMSVGVIQHSAHTRIIGDLGGLAHKMPKLAFLMMGGFMASLGLPAMSGFVAEFLVLTGSYITLPVFALLAMLGIVATAGYHLWAMQRAMFGSYNEKLGDLHDLAFYEMMPMAILVLLVILFGVYPGPVIDIFDAASRIIPGVI